The proteins below come from a single Podarcis muralis chromosome 8, rPodMur119.hap1.1, whole genome shotgun sequence genomic window:
- the ZNF236 gene encoding zinc finger protein 236 isoform X1, giving the protein MPRGRPPKPGGRENTKAATESDGVLTLNTENNNYTQQVPNIRKCEICFLSFSKDTQFQRHMRDHEQNDKPHRCDQCPMSFNVEFNLTLHKCTHNGDDPTCPVCNKKFSRVASLKAHIMLHEKEENLICSECGDEFTLQSQLALHMEEHRQELSGSKSHICKTCKKEVETSSQLKEHMKTHYKIRVSNSRSYNRNIDRSGFTYSCPHCGKTFQKPSQLTRHVRIHTGERPFKCSECGKAFNQKGALQTHMIKHTGEKPHACAFCPAAFSQKGNLQSHIQRVHSEVKNGPTYNCTECSCIFKSLGSLNTHISKMHMSSTQNTTSSTTETSPLTTDSVAQPLTLATVNLLQPVDNKWKNTENPVTSVAGHQGQQSVTDVIQQLLELSEPVENNQSQQPGQQLSMAVGINRDILQQALENSGLSSIPVSTNADCSENKTPSSQDENAEVQNQVNTSNPEPIKEQENPEKVEKKEKRVLKKKSQFLPGTIREENGIRWHICPYCSKEFKKPSDLVRHIRIHTHEKPFKCPQCFRAFAVKSTLTAHIKTHTGIKAFKCQYCMKSFSTSGSLKVHIRLHTGIRPFACPHCDKKFRTSGHRKTHIASHFKHTELRKMRHQRKPAKFRTGKTSVPVPDIPLQEPILITDLGLIQPIPRNSQFFQNYFNNNFVNEADRPYKCYYCHRAYKKSCHLKQHIRSHTGEKPFKCSQCGRGFVSAGVLKAHIRTHTGLKAFKCLICNGAFTTGGSLRRHMGIHNDLRPYMCPYCQKTFKTSLNCKKHMKTHRYELAQQLQQHQQAASIDDTTVDQQSIHVSTQMQVEIESEELQQTEAVTTDQETILDLDQQQVVDSEETELRPQLTDQPLGQEEDRFVTSQHALQENMNQFEQQTIAQQSFDQQALSQGFTVNDGYSQQNQFPAVQQLQDSSTLESQALSTSYHQPNLLQVPAPDAINVTTRLIQDQSQELELHPQRSQFLEDNEDQSKRSYRCEYCNKGFKKSSHLKQHVRSHTGEKPYKCQLCGRGFVSSGVLKSHEKTHTGVKAFSCSICNTSFTTNGSLTRHMATHMSMKPYKCPFCDESFRTTVHCKKHMKKHQTVSSTAASGGETAGGEDDDETSERTSSRKSRPGVITFTEEETAELAKIRPQESATVSEKVLVQSAAEKDRISEIKDKQAEMEAEPKYANCCTYCPKSFKKPSDLVRHVRIHTGEKPYKCDECGKSFTVKSTLDCHVKTHTGQKLFSCHVCSNSFSTKGSLKVHMRLHTGAKPFKCPHCDLRFRTSGRRKTHIQCHFKPEAKKARKPAPRTPAEGLQPVNLLNSSSTDPNVFIMNNSVLTGQFDQNLLPQGLVGQAILPASMSAGGDLTVSLTDGSLATLEGIQLQLAANLVGPNVQISGIDPTSINNITLQIDPSLLQQTLQQGNVLTQQLTGDPSLATQNTSLQTADSSVPANVVIQPLSSLSLQPTVTSSANMTIGPISEQEAVLTTNTAGSQDLSQVMTSQGMVSNSNGQHEITLTINNSSLSHVLAHASSTTTSNSSGTPQEITLTISGQDLIQHNSSGANELNGNLRLATPTINNQSAGATLTISNDQLLSQSPVLNSSSELNASSGNLPSTPPMSQPAQNLVMSSPGVGGDGSVTLTLADTQSMLSAGLDAVTLNITSQGQQFPALLTDSNLSGQSTSSSQQVILVSHTPHSIPSSQDELAYQVNEISPSLSKGIQAEKEPRVHQCFECSQTFSSAAMLMQHSKEVHGKERIHVCHICNKAFKRATHLKEHLQTHQAGPSLSSQKPRVFKCDTCEKAFAKPSQLERHSRIHTGERPFQCTLCEKAFNQKSALQVHMKKHTGERPYKCDYCAMGFTQKSNMKLHMKRAHGYSGTRQESASHQGQEGEDINRALNLEEVVQESSNEWTNIF; this is encoded by the exons atGCCGCGGGGGCGGCCTCCAAAACCCGGCGGTAGAGAAAACACCAAAGCAGCCACCGAGtcag atgGTGTTCTAACACTCAATACAGAGAACAATAATTATACCCAGCAAGTACCAAACATCCGTAAGTGTGAGATCTGCTTTCTGTCTTTTTCGAAAGACACACAATTCCAGCGCCATATGAGGGATCATGAGCAAAATGACAAG CCTCATCGATGTGACCAGTGTCCGATGTCGTTTAATGTTGAGTTCAACCTTACACTGCATAAATGTACCCACAATGGAGACGATCCTACTTGTCCTGTGTGCAACAAAAAATTCTCTAGAGTGGCTAGTCTTAAAGCTCATATTATGcttcatgaaaaggaagag AATCTTATATGTTCAGAGTGTGGAGATGAGTTTACTTTGCAGAGCCAGCTGGCCTTACACATGGAAGAACACCGTCAAGAATTGTCTGGAAGCAAATCCCATATCTGTAAAACCTGTAAGAAAGAGGTTGAAACATCTTCCCAACTAAAGGAGCACATGAAAACTCATTACAAAATAAG GGTATCAAACAGCAGGTCATACAACAGAAATATTGACAGAAGTGGGTTTACATATTCATGTCCACACTGTGGAAAGACTTTCCAGAAACCAAGTCAGTTAACACGGCATGTTCGAATACACACAG gtGAAAGGCCATTTAAATGTAGTGAATGTGGAAAAGCATTTAATCAGAAGGGGGCATTGCAAACCCATATGATTAAACACACCGGTGAAAAACCCCATGCCTGTGCCTTTTGTCCTGCAGCCTTTTCTCAGAAAGGCAATCTTCAATCACATATTCAGAGAGTTCATTCAGAG GTGAAGAATGGCCCTACATATAACTGTACAGAATGTAGTTGTATCTTCAAAAGTTTAGGCAGCTTAAATACTCATATCAGCAAGATGCATATGAGTAGCACACAGAATACAACGAGTTCTACTACAGAAACATCTCCCTTGACAACG GATTCTGTGGCTCAGCCTCTGACTTTAGCAACAGTTAATTTGCTACAGCCTGTTGATAATAAATGGAAGAAT ACAGAAAATCCAGTAACTTCAGTGGCAGGACATCAAGGTCAGCAGTCTGTAACTGACGTCATTCAGCAACTGCTTGAGTTGTCAGAGCCAGTGGAAAATAATCAGTCTCAGCAACCTGGTCAGCAACTCAGTATGGCTGTGGGAATAAACAGAGACATTTTGCAG CAAGCCTTGGAAAACAGTGGGCTGTCTTCAATCCCAGTCTCAACAAATGCAGACTGCAGTGAAAACAAGACTCCTTCAAGTCAGGATGAAAATGCAGAAGTTCAGAATCAAGTCAACACTAGCAATCCAGAACCAATTAAAGAGCAAGAAAATCCAGAAAAagtagagaaaaaggaaaaaagagttcTGAAGAAAAAATCCCAGTTTTTACCTG GTACCATACGTGAGGAAAACGGAATACGATGGCATATTTGTCCATATTGTTCTAAAGAATTTAAAAAGCCCAGTGATCTAGTGAGACACATCCGCATTCACACTCATGAAAAGCCATTCAAATGTCCGCAGTGTTTCCGGGCCTTTGCTGTGAAGAGCACCCTCACAGCACACATTAAAACACATACCGGCATTAAGGCTTTTAAGTGCCAGTACTGTATGAAGAGCTTTTCTACCTCAGGAAGTTTAAAAGTGCATATTCGCTTACATACAG GTATTAGACCTTTTGCTTGCCCACACTGTGATAAAAAGTTCCGAACTTCTGGTCACAGAAAGACACACATTGCCTCTCATTTTAAACACACGGAACTAAGAAAGATGCGGCATCAGCGTAAACCTGCAAAGTTTCGTACAGGAAAGACGAGTGTTCCAGTACCTGATATCCCTTTGCAAGAACCTATACTCATCACAGATTTAG GTCTTATCCAGCCAATCCCAAGAAATAGCCAGTTCTTCCAAAATTACTTCAATAATAATTTTGTGAATGAAGCGGATAGGCCATATAAATGTTACTACTGTCATAGAGCATATAAAAAGTCTTGCCATCTTAAACAGCATATACG atcaCATACTGGTGAGAAACCATTCAAATGTTCTCAGTGTGGAAGAGGCTTTGTGTCTGCTGGAGTATTGAAAGCACATATCCGAACACACACAGGATTGAAAGCTTTCAAGTGTCTAATATGCAACGGGGCTTTCACAACTGGCGGGAGTCTAAGGAGGCATATGGGCATCCATAATGACCTTCGACCATATATGTGCCCATATTGTCAGAAAACATTCAAAACCTCATTAAACTGCAAAAAACACATGAAAACTCACAG GTATGAGCTTGCACAACAGCTGCAACAGCACCAGCAAGCTGCTTCAATTGATGATACAACAGTAGATCAGCAGAGCATTCATGTTTCTACTCAGATGCAAGTTGAGATTGAAAGTGAAGAGCTGCAGCAAACTGAAGCTGTCACAACAGATCAAGAAACTATTTTAGATTTGGACCAGCAACAGGTTGTGGACTCGGAGGAAACTGAACTGAGGCCACAGTTGACTGATCAACCACTTGGTCAAGAGGAAG atAGATTTGTGACATCCCAACATGCACTGCAAGAAAATATGAATCAGTTTGAGCAGCAGACTATAGCACAGCAATCATTTGATCAGCAAGCATTATCACAAG GTTTTACTGTTAATGATGGCTACAGTCAGCAAAATCAATTTCCAGCAGTACAGCAGCTTCAAGATTCAAGCACCCTTGAATCCCAAGCTCTTTCAACAAGCTACCACCAACCAAATCTACTTCAGGTTCCTGCACCAGATGCTATTAATGTA ACCACCCGCCTGATTCAAGATCAGTCACAAGAACTTGAGCTGCATCCTCAACGCTCTCAGTTTCTGGAAGATAATGAAGATCAAAGCAAGCGTTCTTACAG GTGTGAATATTGCAACAAGGGTTTCAAGAAATCCAGCCACTTGAAGCAGCATGTACGTTCTCACACTGGAGAAAAGCCTTATAAATGCCAGTTGTGTGGACGAGGATTTGTTTCTTCTGGGGTTCTTAAATCTCACGAGAAGACACATACAG GAGTTAAAGCATTCAGTTGCAGCATTTGCAATACATCCTTTACTACTAATGGAAGCCTTACTAGACATATGGCAACTCACATGAGCATGAAACCATACAAGTGCCCATTTTGTGATGAAAGTTTCAGAACTACTGTTCACTGCAAAAAGCACATGAAAAAGCATCAAACTGTGTCTTCAACGGCAGCATCAGGTGGAGAAACAGCAGGAGGAG AAGATGATGATGAGACCTCTGAAAGAACATCTTCTAGAAAGTCTAGACCTGGTGTTATCACTTTcacagaggaagaaacagcagaactTGCAAAAATCAGGCCACAAGAAAGCGCAACTGTTTCTGAAAAAGTTCTTGTCCAATCTGCTGCAGAAAAGGACAGAATTAGTGAAATCAAAGACAAGCaagcagaaatggaagctgagccAAAATATGCCAACTGTTGTACTTACTgtccaaaaagctttaaaaaacctAGTGATTTAGTCAG GCATGTGCGTATCCATACGggagaaaaaccatataaatgtgatGAATGCGGAAAGAGTTTTACCGTAAAGTCTACTCTGGATtgccatgtaaaaacacacacag GTCAGAAGCTCTTCAGTTGTCATGTATGCAGCAATTCATTTTCTACAAAAGGTAGTCTGAAAGTGCATATGCGCTTACATACAGGAGCAAAACCCTTTAAATGCCCTCACTGTGACTTGAGGTTTCGAACTTCTGGACGGAGGAAGACTCACATACAGTGTCACTTTAAACCAGAGGCCAAGAAGGCCAGGAAGCCTGCGCCTCGCACTCCGGCTGAGGGACTACAGCCAGTAAACCTTCTTAATTCATCCTCAACAGATCCCAATGTTTTCATCATGAATAATTCTGTTCTGACAGGCCAGTTTGACCAAAATTTGCTTCCACAAGGTCTCGTTGGTCAGGCTATACTTCCTGCTTCAATGTCAG CTGGAGGTGATTTAACTGTATCCTTGACGGATGGTAGTTTGGCAACCCTTGAAGGAATACAGTTACAGCTTGCTGCTAACTTGGTTGGACCAAACGTTCAAATATCTGGAATAGATCCTACCAGCATCAACAACATTACATTACAA ATTGATCCCAGTCTTTTGCAGCAGACGCTACAACAGGGTAACGTACTGACCCAGCAGCTAACTGGGGATCCCAGTTTGGCTACTCAGAACACCTCCCTCCAGACAGCAGATAGTTCAGTGCCAGCAAATGTGGTAATACAGCCTTTGTCAAGCTTGTCCTTACAGCccactgttacctcttcagcaAATATGACAATAGGACCTATATCTGAGCAAGAAGCTGTTCTGACTACGAACACTGCTG GTTCGCAGGATCTGTCTCAGGTCATGACTTCACAGGGTATGGTTTCAAATTCAAATGGTCAGCATGAGATTACACTGACAATAAATAATTCGAGTCTGAGCCATGTTTTAGCTCATGCCTCTAGTACAACTACTTCAAACTCATCAGGAACCCCTCAAGAAATTACCCTTACCATATCTG GCCAGGATCTTATTCAGCATAATTCCTCTGGAGCTAATGAACTGAATGGGAATCTACGACTGGCAACACCAACAATCAATAATCAGTCAGCAGGTGCTACATTAACAATAAGTAATGATCAACTCCTCTCTCAGAGCCCAGTGCTGAACAGTAGTTCAG AGCTTAATGCATCAAGTGGGAACCTTCCTTCAACACCCCCCATGTCTCAGCCAGCTCAGAATTTAGTAATGTCATCACCAGGAGTCGGAGGAGATGGTAGCGTCACATTGACCCTAGCCGATACTCAGAGTATGCTATCTGCTGGTCTTGATGCGGTGACTCTTAACATCACATCGCAG GGACAACAGTTCCCTGCTTTACTGACAGATTCTAATCTCTCTGGACAGAGCACTTCAAGCTCCCAGCAAGTTATACTAGTGAGTCATACCCCACATTCAATACCTTCAAGCCAGGATGAATTAGCATATCAG GTGAATGAGATTTCTCCAAGTTTATCTAAAGGCATTCAAGCTGAAAAAGAGCCTCGTGTGCACCAGTGTTTTGAATGTAGTCAGACtttttcttcagctgccatgcttaTGCAGCACAGTAAAGAAGTTCATGGAAAGGAAAGAATCCATGTTTGTCATATTTGCAATAAAGCCTTCAAACGAGCAACACACCTTAAG GAGCATTTGCAGACTCACCAGGCAGGACCATCATTAAGTTCTCAAAAGCCAAGAGTATTTAAATGCGATACCTGTGAAAAAGCCTTTGCTAAGCCGAGCCAGCTGGAAAGGCATAGCCGCATTCATACAG GAGAACGACCGTTTCAGTGCACGTTGTGTGAGAAGGCTTTTAACCAGAAGAGTGCTTTGCAAGTTCATATGAAAAAACACACAGGAGAAAGACCGTACAAATGTGATTATTGTGCAATGGGATTTACCCAGAAAAGCAATATGAAACTTCATATGAAACGAGCCCATGGCTATTCTG GCACAAGACAAGAATCTGCCAGTCATCAAGGACAGGAAGGTGAAGACATTAATCGTGCTCTGAATTTGGAAGAGGTTGTTCAAGAATCTTCAAATGAATGGACCAATATTTTTTGA
- the ZNF236 gene encoding zinc finger protein 236 isoform X2 gives MRDHEQNDKPHRCDQCPMSFNVEFNLTLHKCTHNGDDPTCPVCNKKFSRVASLKAHIMLHEKEENLICSECGDEFTLQSQLALHMEEHRQELSGSKSHICKTCKKEVETSSQLKEHMKTHYKIRVSNSRSYNRNIDRSGFTYSCPHCGKTFQKPSQLTRHVRIHTGERPFKCSECGKAFNQKGALQTHMIKHTGEKPHACAFCPAAFSQKGNLQSHIQRVHSEVKNGPTYNCTECSCIFKSLGSLNTHISKMHMSSTQNTTSSTTETSPLTTDSVAQPLTLATVNLLQPVDNKWKNTENPVTSVAGHQGQQSVTDVIQQLLELSEPVENNQSQQPGQQLSMAVGINRDILQQALENSGLSSIPVSTNADCSENKTPSSQDENAEVQNQVNTSNPEPIKEQENPEKVEKKEKRVLKKKSQFLPGTIREENGIRWHICPYCSKEFKKPSDLVRHIRIHTHEKPFKCPQCFRAFAVKSTLTAHIKTHTGIKAFKCQYCMKSFSTSGSLKVHIRLHTGIRPFACPHCDKKFRTSGHRKTHIASHFKHTELRKMRHQRKPAKFRTGKTSVPVPDIPLQEPILITDLGLIQPIPRNSQFFQNYFNNNFVNEADRPYKCYYCHRAYKKSCHLKQHIRSHTGEKPFKCSQCGRGFVSAGVLKAHIRTHTGLKAFKCLICNGAFTTGGSLRRHMGIHNDLRPYMCPYCQKTFKTSLNCKKHMKTHRYELAQQLQQHQQAASIDDTTVDQQSIHVSTQMQVEIESEELQQTEAVTTDQETILDLDQQQVVDSEETELRPQLTDQPLGQEEDRFVTSQHALQENMNQFEQQTIAQQSFDQQALSQGFTVNDGYSQQNQFPAVQQLQDSSTLESQALSTSYHQPNLLQVPAPDAINVTTRLIQDQSQELELHPQRSQFLEDNEDQSKRSYRCEYCNKGFKKSSHLKQHVRSHTGEKPYKCQLCGRGFVSSGVLKSHEKTHTGVKAFSCSICNTSFTTNGSLTRHMATHMSMKPYKCPFCDESFRTTVHCKKHMKKHQTVSSTAASGGETAGGEDDDETSERTSSRKSRPGVITFTEEETAELAKIRPQESATVSEKVLVQSAAEKDRISEIKDKQAEMEAEPKYANCCTYCPKSFKKPSDLVRHVRIHTGEKPYKCDECGKSFTVKSTLDCHVKTHTGQKLFSCHVCSNSFSTKGSLKVHMRLHTGAKPFKCPHCDLRFRTSGRRKTHIQCHFKPEAKKARKPAPRTPAEGLQPVNLLNSSSTDPNVFIMNNSVLTGQFDQNLLPQGLVGQAILPASMSAGGDLTVSLTDGSLATLEGIQLQLAANLVGPNVQISGIDPTSINNITLQIDPSLLQQTLQQGNVLTQQLTGDPSLATQNTSLQTADSSVPANVVIQPLSSLSLQPTVTSSANMTIGPISEQEAVLTTNTAGSQDLSQVMTSQGMVSNSNGQHEITLTINNSSLSHVLAHASSTTTSNSSGTPQEITLTISGQDLIQHNSSGANELNGNLRLATPTINNQSAGATLTISNDQLLSQSPVLNSSSELNASSGNLPSTPPMSQPAQNLVMSSPGVGGDGSVTLTLADTQSMLSAGLDAVTLNITSQGQQFPALLTDSNLSGQSTSSSQQVILVSHTPHSIPSSQDELAYQVNEISPSLSKGIQAEKEPRVHQCFECSQTFSSAAMLMQHSKEVHGKERIHVCHICNKAFKRATHLKEHLQTHQAGPSLSSQKPRVFKCDTCEKAFAKPSQLERHSRIHTGERPFQCTLCEKAFNQKSALQVHMKKHTGERPYKCDYCAMGFTQKSNMKLHMKRAHGYSGTRQESASHQGQEGEDINRALNLEEVVQESSNEWTNIF, from the exons ATGAGGGATCATGAGCAAAATGACAAG CCTCATCGATGTGACCAGTGTCCGATGTCGTTTAATGTTGAGTTCAACCTTACACTGCATAAATGTACCCACAATGGAGACGATCCTACTTGTCCTGTGTGCAACAAAAAATTCTCTAGAGTGGCTAGTCTTAAAGCTCATATTATGcttcatgaaaaggaagag AATCTTATATGTTCAGAGTGTGGAGATGAGTTTACTTTGCAGAGCCAGCTGGCCTTACACATGGAAGAACACCGTCAAGAATTGTCTGGAAGCAAATCCCATATCTGTAAAACCTGTAAGAAAGAGGTTGAAACATCTTCCCAACTAAAGGAGCACATGAAAACTCATTACAAAATAAG GGTATCAAACAGCAGGTCATACAACAGAAATATTGACAGAAGTGGGTTTACATATTCATGTCCACACTGTGGAAAGACTTTCCAGAAACCAAGTCAGTTAACACGGCATGTTCGAATACACACAG gtGAAAGGCCATTTAAATGTAGTGAATGTGGAAAAGCATTTAATCAGAAGGGGGCATTGCAAACCCATATGATTAAACACACCGGTGAAAAACCCCATGCCTGTGCCTTTTGTCCTGCAGCCTTTTCTCAGAAAGGCAATCTTCAATCACATATTCAGAGAGTTCATTCAGAG GTGAAGAATGGCCCTACATATAACTGTACAGAATGTAGTTGTATCTTCAAAAGTTTAGGCAGCTTAAATACTCATATCAGCAAGATGCATATGAGTAGCACACAGAATACAACGAGTTCTACTACAGAAACATCTCCCTTGACAACG GATTCTGTGGCTCAGCCTCTGACTTTAGCAACAGTTAATTTGCTACAGCCTGTTGATAATAAATGGAAGAAT ACAGAAAATCCAGTAACTTCAGTGGCAGGACATCAAGGTCAGCAGTCTGTAACTGACGTCATTCAGCAACTGCTTGAGTTGTCAGAGCCAGTGGAAAATAATCAGTCTCAGCAACCTGGTCAGCAACTCAGTATGGCTGTGGGAATAAACAGAGACATTTTGCAG CAAGCCTTGGAAAACAGTGGGCTGTCTTCAATCCCAGTCTCAACAAATGCAGACTGCAGTGAAAACAAGACTCCTTCAAGTCAGGATGAAAATGCAGAAGTTCAGAATCAAGTCAACACTAGCAATCCAGAACCAATTAAAGAGCAAGAAAATCCAGAAAAagtagagaaaaaggaaaaaagagttcTGAAGAAAAAATCCCAGTTTTTACCTG GTACCATACGTGAGGAAAACGGAATACGATGGCATATTTGTCCATATTGTTCTAAAGAATTTAAAAAGCCCAGTGATCTAGTGAGACACATCCGCATTCACACTCATGAAAAGCCATTCAAATGTCCGCAGTGTTTCCGGGCCTTTGCTGTGAAGAGCACCCTCACAGCACACATTAAAACACATACCGGCATTAAGGCTTTTAAGTGCCAGTACTGTATGAAGAGCTTTTCTACCTCAGGAAGTTTAAAAGTGCATATTCGCTTACATACAG GTATTAGACCTTTTGCTTGCCCACACTGTGATAAAAAGTTCCGAACTTCTGGTCACAGAAAGACACACATTGCCTCTCATTTTAAACACACGGAACTAAGAAAGATGCGGCATCAGCGTAAACCTGCAAAGTTTCGTACAGGAAAGACGAGTGTTCCAGTACCTGATATCCCTTTGCAAGAACCTATACTCATCACAGATTTAG GTCTTATCCAGCCAATCCCAAGAAATAGCCAGTTCTTCCAAAATTACTTCAATAATAATTTTGTGAATGAAGCGGATAGGCCATATAAATGTTACTACTGTCATAGAGCATATAAAAAGTCTTGCCATCTTAAACAGCATATACG atcaCATACTGGTGAGAAACCATTCAAATGTTCTCAGTGTGGAAGAGGCTTTGTGTCTGCTGGAGTATTGAAAGCACATATCCGAACACACACAGGATTGAAAGCTTTCAAGTGTCTAATATGCAACGGGGCTTTCACAACTGGCGGGAGTCTAAGGAGGCATATGGGCATCCATAATGACCTTCGACCATATATGTGCCCATATTGTCAGAAAACATTCAAAACCTCATTAAACTGCAAAAAACACATGAAAACTCACAG GTATGAGCTTGCACAACAGCTGCAACAGCACCAGCAAGCTGCTTCAATTGATGATACAACAGTAGATCAGCAGAGCATTCATGTTTCTACTCAGATGCAAGTTGAGATTGAAAGTGAAGAGCTGCAGCAAACTGAAGCTGTCACAACAGATCAAGAAACTATTTTAGATTTGGACCAGCAACAGGTTGTGGACTCGGAGGAAACTGAACTGAGGCCACAGTTGACTGATCAACCACTTGGTCAAGAGGAAG atAGATTTGTGACATCCCAACATGCACTGCAAGAAAATATGAATCAGTTTGAGCAGCAGACTATAGCACAGCAATCATTTGATCAGCAAGCATTATCACAAG GTTTTACTGTTAATGATGGCTACAGTCAGCAAAATCAATTTCCAGCAGTACAGCAGCTTCAAGATTCAAGCACCCTTGAATCCCAAGCTCTTTCAACAAGCTACCACCAACCAAATCTACTTCAGGTTCCTGCACCAGATGCTATTAATGTA ACCACCCGCCTGATTCAAGATCAGTCACAAGAACTTGAGCTGCATCCTCAACGCTCTCAGTTTCTGGAAGATAATGAAGATCAAAGCAAGCGTTCTTACAG GTGTGAATATTGCAACAAGGGTTTCAAGAAATCCAGCCACTTGAAGCAGCATGTACGTTCTCACACTGGAGAAAAGCCTTATAAATGCCAGTTGTGTGGACGAGGATTTGTTTCTTCTGGGGTTCTTAAATCTCACGAGAAGACACATACAG GAGTTAAAGCATTCAGTTGCAGCATTTGCAATACATCCTTTACTACTAATGGAAGCCTTACTAGACATATGGCAACTCACATGAGCATGAAACCATACAAGTGCCCATTTTGTGATGAAAGTTTCAGAACTACTGTTCACTGCAAAAAGCACATGAAAAAGCATCAAACTGTGTCTTCAACGGCAGCATCAGGTGGAGAAACAGCAGGAGGAG AAGATGATGATGAGACCTCTGAAAGAACATCTTCTAGAAAGTCTAGACCTGGTGTTATCACTTTcacagaggaagaaacagcagaactTGCAAAAATCAGGCCACAAGAAAGCGCAACTGTTTCTGAAAAAGTTCTTGTCCAATCTGCTGCAGAAAAGGACAGAATTAGTGAAATCAAAGACAAGCaagcagaaatggaagctgagccAAAATATGCCAACTGTTGTACTTACTgtccaaaaagctttaaaaaacctAGTGATTTAGTCAG GCATGTGCGTATCCATACGggagaaaaaccatataaatgtgatGAATGCGGAAAGAGTTTTACCGTAAAGTCTACTCTGGATtgccatgtaaaaacacacacag GTCAGAAGCTCTTCAGTTGTCATGTATGCAGCAATTCATTTTCTACAAAAGGTAGTCTGAAAGTGCATATGCGCTTACATACAGGAGCAAAACCCTTTAAATGCCCTCACTGTGACTTGAGGTTTCGAACTTCTGGACGGAGGAAGACTCACATACAGTGTCACTTTAAACCAGAGGCCAAGAAGGCCAGGAAGCCTGCGCCTCGCACTCCGGCTGAGGGACTACAGCCAGTAAACCTTCTTAATTCATCCTCAACAGATCCCAATGTTTTCATCATGAATAATTCTGTTCTGACAGGCCAGTTTGACCAAAATTTGCTTCCACAAGGTCTCGTTGGTCAGGCTATACTTCCTGCTTCAATGTCAG CTGGAGGTGATTTAACTGTATCCTTGACGGATGGTAGTTTGGCAACCCTTGAAGGAATACAGTTACAGCTTGCTGCTAACTTGGTTGGACCAAACGTTCAAATATCTGGAATAGATCCTACCAGCATCAACAACATTACATTACAA ATTGATCCCAGTCTTTTGCAGCAGACGCTACAACAGGGTAACGTACTGACCCAGCAGCTAACTGGGGATCCCAGTTTGGCTACTCAGAACACCTCCCTCCAGACAGCAGATAGTTCAGTGCCAGCAAATGTGGTAATACAGCCTTTGTCAAGCTTGTCCTTACAGCccactgttacctcttcagcaAATATGACAATAGGACCTATATCTGAGCAAGAAGCTGTTCTGACTACGAACACTGCTG GTTCGCAGGATCTGTCTCAGGTCATGACTTCACAGGGTATGGTTTCAAATTCAAATGGTCAGCATGAGATTACACTGACAATAAATAATTCGAGTCTGAGCCATGTTTTAGCTCATGCCTCTAGTACAACTACTTCAAACTCATCAGGAACCCCTCAAGAAATTACCCTTACCATATCTG GCCAGGATCTTATTCAGCATAATTCCTCTGGAGCTAATGAACTGAATGGGAATCTACGACTGGCAACACCAACAATCAATAATCAGTCAGCAGGTGCTACATTAACAATAAGTAATGATCAACTCCTCTCTCAGAGCCCAGTGCTGAACAGTAGTTCAG AGCTTAATGCATCAAGTGGGAACCTTCCTTCAACACCCCCCATGTCTCAGCCAGCTCAGAATTTAGTAATGTCATCACCAGGAGTCGGAGGAGATGGTAGCGTCACATTGACCCTAGCCGATACTCAGAGTATGCTATCTGCTGGTCTTGATGCGGTGACTCTTAACATCACATCGCAG GGACAACAGTTCCCTGCTTTACTGACAGATTCTAATCTCTCTGGACAGAGCACTTCAAGCTCCCAGCAAGTTATACTAGTGAGTCATACCCCACATTCAATACCTTCAAGCCAGGATGAATTAGCATATCAG GTGAATGAGATTTCTCCAAGTTTATCTAAAGGCATTCAAGCTGAAAAAGAGCCTCGTGTGCACCAGTGTTTTGAATGTAGTCAGACtttttcttcagctgccatgcttaTGCAGCACAGTAAAGAAGTTCATGGAAAGGAAAGAATCCATGTTTGTCATATTTGCAATAAAGCCTTCAAACGAGCAACACACCTTAAG GAGCATTTGCAGACTCACCAGGCAGGACCATCATTAAGTTCTCAAAAGCCAAGAGTATTTAAATGCGATACCTGTGAAAAAGCCTTTGCTAAGCCGAGCCAGCTGGAAAGGCATAGCCGCATTCATACAG GAGAACGACCGTTTCAGTGCACGTTGTGTGAGAAGGCTTTTAACCAGAAGAGTGCTTTGCAAGTTCATATGAAAAAACACACAGGAGAAAGACCGTACAAATGTGATTATTGTGCAATGGGATTTACCCAGAAAAGCAATATGAAACTTCATATGAAACGAGCCCATGGCTATTCTG GCACAAGACAAGAATCTGCCAGTCATCAAGGACAGGAAGGTGAAGACATTAATCGTGCTCTGAATTTGGAAGAGGTTGTTCAAGAATCTTCAAATGAATGGACCAATATTTTTTGA